The following proteins are co-located in the Vicugna pacos chromosome 3, VicPac4, whole genome shotgun sequence genome:
- the LOC140690382 gene encoding olfactory receptor 14A16-like, translated as MDNLTSGSTFFLMGFTDIREIQILHAVLFLLIYLAALLGNLLIILVTTKDHCLHTPMYFFLKNLSFLDLGLISITVPKSITNCLMNYNTISFLGCVSQVFFFFSLATTEVALLTVMSYDRYVAICHPLRYNSIMSHGSCVRMAASSWLSGGLNAILHMASTFSTPICGSPEVHQFFCDVPQLLSLACSPNPGEFVVIRLSLVFDFGCFMFIDISYIYVFSTVLRMPSREGRARAFSTCLPHLIVVTLFLSSSFFAYLHPLPKSPSLLDLLISVFYTVVPPTMNPLIYSLRNKDMKTALKKLRMNRVCQLI; from the coding sequence atggacaacttgACCTCTGGGAGCACATTCTTTCTTATGGGGTTTACTGACATTCGGGAGATCCAGATTTTACACGCCGTGCTCTTTCTGCTAATTTACCTGGCAGCCCTACTTGGGAATCTTCTCATCATCTTAGTCACCACCAAGGACCATTGCCTTCACACCCCTATGTACTTCTTCCTGAAGAACTTGTCCTTTCTGGATCTTGGCCTCATTTCCATCACTGTCCCCAAATCCATCACGAACTGTCTGATGAATTACAAcaccatttcattccttggttgTGTCTCGCaggtgttcttctttttctccttagcTACTACAGAAGTAGCGCTCCTCACAGTCATGTCCTATGACCGCTATGTTGCCATCTGCCACCCACTCAGATACAACAGCATCATGAGCCATGGATCCTGTGTGCGGATGGCTGCCTCTTCGTGGCTCAGCGGAGGTCTCAATGCAATCCTGCATATGGCTTCAACCTTCTCCACACCCATTTGTGGGTCTCCTGAAGTCCATCAGTTCTTCTGTGATGTCCCGCAACTGCTCTCTCTCGCCTGTTCACCCAACCCTGGGGAATTCGTAGTCATCAGACTCAGCCTAGTGTTTGATTTTGGGTGTTTCATGTTTATCGATatttcttacatttatgtcttctCCACTGTGCTGAGGATGCCCTCCAGAGAAGGCAGGGCCAGAGCTTTCTCCACCTGCTTGCCTCACCTCATCGTTGtgactctgtttctctcttccaGTTTTTTTGCCTATTTACACCCCTTACCCAAATCTCCATCACTTTTGGACTTGCTGATTTCAGTATTCTACACTGTGGTGCCACCCACCATGAACCCTCTCATCTACAGTCTGAGAAATAAGGATATGAAGACGGCCCTAAAGAAACTGAGAATGAACAGAGTTTGTCAACTAATTTAG
- the LOC140689310 gene encoding olfactory receptor 14A16-like, whose product MAEKVTNVTSITEFLLMGLPDDQVLQTLYVTFFFLIYLAALMGNLLTVTLSSTDQHLQSPMYFFLKNLALNDICYISVIVPKSIVNSLNKSHSISFLGCASQIFLFIFFAGTEYALLIVMSYDRYVAICQPLYYEAIMNRGTCWQMVMAAWSSGCVYGSIHVAGTFSVCFCGPYVVHHFYCDVPSLLTLACPGEHTLEYAFVIASCTLASVCFLFLTAFYICIFSAALRIPAAQGRFKTFSTCMPHLTVVTLFLFSGNVTYLGIGYKSTSSLNLFMSVLYTMVPPSLNPLIYSLRNKAVKAALGKILLLKCYQKHKYPAVLKPPGRHTK is encoded by the coding sequence ATGGCTGAGAAAGTAACAAATGTGACCAGCATAACGGAATTTTTGCTCATGGGACTCCCTGACGACCAGGTGCTACAAACACTGTATGTTACATTCTTCTTCCTGATTTACCTGGCAGCACTGATGGGCAACCTCCTTACTGTCACCCTCAGCTCCACTGACCAGCATCTCCAGTCCCCCATGTATTTCTTCCTAAAGAATTTGGCTTTGAATGATATCTGCTATATCTCCGTCATTGTGCCCAAATCCATCGTAAACTCTCTGAACAAAAGCCATTCCATCTCTTTCCTGGGATGTGCCtcccaaatttttctttttatttttttcgcTGGCACAGAGTACGCCCTCCTCATAGTCATGTCCTATGACCGCTATGTTGCCATCTGCCAGCCTCTGTACTATGAGGCCATCATGAATAGAGGCACCTGTTGGCAGATGGTGATGGCGGCATGGTCCAGTGGGTGTGTCTATGGATCCATTCACGTGGCAGGTACGTTCTCTGTCTGCTTCTGTGGGCCCTATGTAGTGCATCACTTCTATTGTGATGTCCCGTCGCTGCTCACACTTGCTTGCCCTGGAGAGCACACGCTGGAATATGCATTTGTGATTGCTAGCTGTACTTTGGCCTCTGTCTGCTTCCTTTTCCTGACTGCCTTTTACATCTGTATTTTCTCAGCTGCCCTGAGAATTCCAGCAGCACAAGGCAGGTTCAAAACTTTCTCTACCTGCATGCCACACCTCACTGTGGTGaccttgtttctcttttctggtaATGTCACTTACTTGGGGATCGGCTATAAATCGACATCATCACTAAATCTTTTCATGTCTGTGTTATACACTATGGTACCGCCCAGCCTGAACCCTCTCATCTATAGTCTGAGGAACAAGGCTGTGAAGGCAGCCCTGGGCAAAATACTGCTGTTAAAATGTTACCAAAAACATAAATACCCTGCTGTCCTTAAGCCACCTGGCAGGCACACTAAATAA